One window of the Pyrus communis chromosome 17, drPyrComm1.1, whole genome shotgun sequence genome contains the following:
- the LOC137722521 gene encoding protein IQ-DOMAIN 2 encodes MGKKGWFSSVKKALSPDSKKKEERSDKSKKKWFGKQKYPEFESTSYQPSIILPPLPPREEVKLTNVENEQNNDAYSVPVTTTVTPTAVAEAAVSVAPPTQAVAEVVRFPTTTQYAGKSREEVAAIKIQTAFRGYLARRALRALRGLVRLKSLIEGSVVKRQATNTLRCMQTLSRVQSQIRSRRIRMLEENQALQRQLLLKHAKELETLRLGDEWDDSIQSKEQVEANLLSKHEAAMRRERALAYAFSHQKNGKNTTKSVNPMFMDPSNPTWGWSWLERWMAARPWESRGMTDKDMQDEHASVKSASRGISAGEINKSYARYLLNSDKQSPTASEKPSHPGFRSPSTPSRPASKVARKLKPAASPRCSRVPDDDTKSMVSVQSTQFRRHSIAGSSVRDDEGLDSSPAVPSYMVPTKSARAKSRLQSPAEKNGITEKDLPPESAKKRLSFPASPARPRRHSGPPRVDSSIITANKVTDIGVES; translated from the exons ATGGGGAAGAAAGGTTGGTTTTCTTCAGTAAAGAAAGCTCTGAGCCCTGATTctaagaagaaagaggag agatCAGATAAATCAAAAAAGAAATGGTTTGGGAAACAAAAGTACCCGGAGTTTGAATCTACTTCTTATCAACCGTCCATTATATTGCCACCTCTTCCACCACGAGAAGAGGTGAAATTAACCAATGTGGAGAATGAGCAGAACAATGATGCTTACTCTGTTCCAGTCACCACCACAGTCACCCCTACCGCAGTGGCTGAGGCTGCAGTTTCCGTGGCTCCTCCGACTCAAGCTGTTGCAGAGGTTGTAAGATTCCCTACAACTACTCAGTATGCTGGAAAATCTAGGGAGGAAGTGGCAGCAATCAAGATTCAAACAGCATTTCGAGGATACCTG GCAAGAAGGGCGTTGAGGGCGTTAAGAGGGCTTGTTAGGCTGAAATCATTGATAGAGGGATCTGTTGTGAAACGGCAAGCCACAAATACCCTCCGATGCATGCAGACTCTATCTCGTGTGCAGTCTCAGATACGTTCCAGGAGGATTAGGATGTTAGAAGAGAATCAGGCTCTGCAAAGGCAACTCCTACTAAAACATGCAAAAGAGCTTGAGACTTTGCGG CTTGGGGATGAATGGGATGATAGCATACAGTCAAAGGAGCAAGTTGAAGCAAACCTATTAAGCAAACACGAGGCAGCAATGAGAAGGGAAAGAGCACTTGCTTATGCATTCTCTCATCAG AAAAATGGGAAGAATACTACAAAATCTGTAAACCCAATGTTCATGGATCCAAGCAATCCCACATGGGGTTGGAGCTGGTTGGAAAGGTGGATGGCTGCCCGGCCTTGGGAGAGTCGTGGCATGACAGATAAAGACATGCAGGATGAGCATGCATCTGTAAAGAGTGCAAGTCGCGGCATTTCTGCTGGAGAAATTAACAAGTCCTATGCCCGCTACCTCCTCAATTCCGACAAGCAATCCCCAACAGCCAGTGAAAAGCCAAGCCATCCTGGATTTCGGTCCCCTTCAACTCCTTCTAGGCCAGCTTCGAAAGTAGCTCGAAAATTAAAGCCAGCAGCAAGCCCAAGGTGTAGTAGGGTCCCGGATGATGACACGAAAAGCATGGTCAGTGTGCAATCAACTCAGTTTAGGAGGCACAGCATTGCTGGCTCCTCTGTGAGGGATGACGAAGGCCTAGATAGTTCTCCAGCAGTTCCAAGTTACATGGTACCAACTAAATCCGCAAGAGCCAAGTCCAGGCTGCAGAGCCCAGCAGAGAAGAATGGGATCACTGAGAAGGACTTGCCGCCTGAGTCAGCTAAGAAACGGCTGTCATTCCCAGCCTCCCCCGCTCGACCAAGGCGGCATTCTGGTCCACCAAGGGTTGACAGCAGTATAATTACAGCAAACAAAGTGACTGATATTGGAGTCGAAAGCTAA
- the LOC137723258 gene encoding mitochondrial import inner membrane translocase subunit TIM14-2 gives MVTALIGGIAVAAAAYAGRYGIQAWQAFKARPPTARLRKFYEGGFQSTMTKREAALILGVRETTPTDKIREAHRRVMVANHPDAGGSHYLASKINEAKEMMLGRTKGTGSAF, from the exons ATG GTGACGGCGTTGATAGGAGGAATTGCTGTGGCTGCTGCTGCTTATGCTGGCAGATATGGCATTCAGGCTTGGCAAGCTTTTAAAGCAAGACCACCTACTGCTAGACTGCGGAAATTCTACGAGGGTGGTTTTCAGTCTACCATGACCAAAAGGGAAGCCGCTCTCATACTTGGAGTGAG GGAGACTACTCCTACAGACAAGATCCGGGAAGCTCATCGGAGGGTGATGGTTGCTAACCATCCAGACGCAGGGGGTAGCCATTACCTTGCATCCAAAATTAACGAAGCTAAAGAAATGATGCTTGGAAGAACCAAGGGTACCGGCTCTGCTTTTTGA
- the LOC137721677 gene encoding beta-1,4-xylosyltransferase IRX9-like has translation MGTTERTKKRVQLWKKAAVHFALCFVMGFFSGFAPTDKASLFARTDAVVSSNKSLDFPPQSVEPPQEIVPDVINRSLIAAETPNVSIAAAAEPARHKESSENSRFTQEEEAEEKKEPEVTPRRFIIIVTATATSTKDIKFKSVFLRRLANTIRLVPQPLLWIVVAPKTESNEVSEVLMGTGIMYRHLVSRMNFTDAEAERDRQRNIALKHIEKHRISGIVHFAGLSNVYDLGFFDQLREIEVFGTWPIALLAANRKKVIIEGPVCDSSQVIGWHLKQMNNETETRLPIHISSFAFNSSILWDPERWGRTSSLQSSYQNSIKFVKEVVLEDETKLKGIPPEECSKIMLWCLRFHAAGGATAPHQINQ, from the exons ATGGGTACAACGGAAAGAACAAAGAAGAGGGTCCAATTATGGAAGAAAGCTGCCGTCCATTTTGCTTTGTGTTTTGTTATGGGGTTCTTCTCAGGCTTTGCTCCAACGGATAAGGCTTCGCTTTTCGCTAGAACCGATGCCGTGGTTTCCTCCAATAAATCACTGGACTTTCCGCCGCAGTCGGTAGAACCGCCGCAAGAAATAGTACCGGATGTTATTAATAGAAGTTTGATAGCTGCAGAGACACCAAATGTGTCgatagcagcagcagcagaaccTGCAAGGCACAAAGAGAGCTCCGAAAACTCGAGGTTCacacaagaagaagaagcagaggaaaagaaagaaccCGAAGTGACGCCGAGAAGGTTCATAATCATAGTCACTGCGACGGCAACGAGCACGAAAGACATTAAGTttaaaagtgtgtttttgagaaGACTAGCCAATACTATAAGGTTGGTTCCTCAGCCGTTGCTTTGGATCGTGGTGGCGCCGAAAACGGAGTCGAATGAAGTGTCCGAAGTGCTGATGGGAACGGGGATTATGTACAGGCATTTGGTTTCGAGAATGAATTTTACAGACGCAGAAGCTGAAAGGGATCGCCAGAGGAACATTGCTCTTAAGCACATTGAAAAGCACAGGATTAGTGGGATTGTTCACTTTGCTGGGCTTTCTAATGTTTACGATCTTGGCTTCTTCGACCAACTCAGAGAAATTGA GGTTTTTGGGACATGGCCAATTGCTCTACTTGCAGCAAACAGAAAGAAGGTGATCATTGAAGGACCTGTATGTGATTCTTCACAAGTCATAGGATGGCATTTGAAGCAAATGAACAATGAAACAGAGACTAGGCTTCCCATTCATATCTCAAGTTTTGCTTTCAATAGTTCAATTCTTTGGGACCCCGAGAGATGGGGTCGCACTTCATCTCTCCAAAGCTCCTATCAG AATTCAATCAAATTTGTAAAGGAAGTGGTTCTTGAAGACGAAACAAAACTAAAGGGAATCCCACCAGAAGAATGCTCCAAGATCATGCTTTGGTGTCTTCGTTTTCATGCTGCAGGAGGAGCCACTGCACCACACCAAATTAATCaatga